The Halobacteria archaeon AArc-dxtr1 region GACGAAACGGTACGGCGACGAGACGGCGCTGGACGGGCTCGACCTCGCAGTCGAGGAAGGCGAGGTGTTCGGGTTTTTAGGACCGAACGGGGCCGGAAAGACGACGACGATCGACCTGCTGCTCGATTTTATCCGACCGACCGAGGGGTCGGCGAGCGTCCTGGGATACGACGCACAAGCCGAAACCGACGCGGTCCGCGACCGGGTCGGCATTCTCCCGGACGGCTTCGACCTGTGGGAGCGCTCTTCGGGGTACCGACACCTGGAGTTCGCCCTCGAATCCAAAGACGGAACGGAGTCACCGGAGGCGTTACTCGATCGCGTCGGCCTAGACGAGCGTGACGCCGAGCGGCCAGTTGGGGACTACTCGAAGGGGATGCGCCAGCGCCTGGCGATGGCGATGGCACTGGTCGGCGACCCGGACGTGCTGGTGCTCGACGAGCCCTCGTCGGGGCTCGACCCCCACGGCATCCAGACGTTCCAGGAGATTATCCGCGAGGAGGCTGCCGGCGGCACGACCGTCTTCTTCTCGAGTCACATCCTCGGACAGGTGGCGGCGGTCTGTGACCGGGTCGCCATCTTAGACGGCGGCGAGCTCGTCACCGTCGACACCATCGCGGGGCTTCGCGAGCGCTCGGGCGTCGGCTCGAGCCTCGTCGTCGACGTCGCCGGGGAGCCCGCACCCGACCTCGCGTCGATCGAGGGCGTCACCGAGGTGACAGCCGAAGACGACGGTCGGCTCCGGATCACCTACGCCGACCCGGCCGCAAAGGGGCTGGCGATCCACCGGCTCGTCGACTCCGGAGCCACCGTCCTCGACTTCGAGATAGAAGAGGCGACCCTGGAGGACCTCTTCTCGGCGTTCACGGGGGTCGACGCGAAGTCCGTGCAGCGGTCGTCTCCAAACGCAGACGAAGCGGCGACGGCGGCGGCTGATGGCGGCGAGTTAGCCCAGAACGCGGACGGACCAGCAGCCGCGCCAACGGAGGTGGATCGATGAGTACGACGCTGCTGGCCCGCAAGGATTTCGAGGACGCGATTCGCTCGAAGATGATCTGGGCGGTGATGGGCGTCTTCGTCTTCCTGATGGGAATTATCGCCGTCGGCGCGGCGACCGACAACCTCTCAGAAGCCGAGCCGACGGAGGTAATCGGCGTCGTCGCCAACATCGGGGGACTCCTGCTCATCCCGATTCTGGCCCTGCTCGTCGGCTACATGGCCATCGTCGGCGAGCGACAGTCGGGCAGTCTGCGGGTGCTGTTCGGCCTGTCGCACAGCCGCTGGGACGTCTTCGCCGGCAAGCTGCTGAGTCGACTGGGAGTTATCGCCATCGCGTCAGTGGTCGCCTGCCTCGTCGCCATCGTGATCGCGGTCGGGCTCTTCGAGGATGTCCCGATCGGGACCTTCCTCGGCTTCTCGGTGCTGACGATCCTTCTGGGGATGGCCTTTACCGCCATCGGCGTCGGCGTCTCGGCGATGGCGTCCTCGCGAATGCAGGCGATGGCCGGCGCGATCGGGAGCTACGTCGTGTTCACGCTCGTCTGGCATCCGGCCGTCACGGCCGTCCACTACCTCGTCGAAGGAGAGCTGCCGGGGCTCGAGGCTCCCGAGTGGTACTTCTTCCTCCTGAGTCTGAATCCGCTCGAGGCCTACCGCGCCGTCTCAAGCGAGCTAGCAGACCAGTTCATCTGGCCGATGCTCGGCTGGCAGAACATGATCGAGGACATCCCCGAGGAGACGATGCAAGAGCCGAACGCACTCCTGGTCTCGAACCGGGTGAGCGGCGACCTGCCCTTTTACCTCAGCGACTGGTTCGCCGCCGTAATCTTGCTGTTCTGGATCGTGCTTCCGCTCGCGATCGGTTACTGGTGGTTCGAGCGGGCGGATCTCAACTGACAGGTGTTGTGTCAGGTCGTGTCGACATCTGCATCGCACTCGAGATTCGCCTGGAGCACGTCCTCGAAGGCGTCGAAGCCGGCGTGGACGACGAGCCAGAGTACGGGAACATTCACGATGGCGACGGCGACGTACGCCAATAAGCCGAATGGGCTGGCAATAGTGAAGGCGACGGCGCTCGCGATCAGAGAGAGGATGCCGATAAGCAGTAACTGAACGACCAGCCGGTTGGCGATATCGTGGGTCGTCGGTTCGGTATCGAAAGAGGGAGTTGCCATATCGACACACTCGCGACGGGATACTTATACATTTGAGTTGTCGAATTCGACCGCCTCGGCGTCGGCGAGACAGCGATCGCTGGCCGCGTCGAGGTCGAATTCCCGGACGATCTCACCATCCCGGATCAGCGGTTCGAGCAGCGCCTCACCGTCGGCGGGGGCAGCGGTTGTTCCTCTTGCCGTGGCGTCTGACTCGGACCCCGACTCGCCCGCAGAGGCCGCATCCGCCAACGCGACGTGGTGGCCGCCGTCGGGCGTCCGGTAGACATCCTTGACGCCCGAGAGCTTGCCGCGCTTCGAGATTGGCTCGTTTCCTAGTTCGACGATATCGAGGCTGAAGTCGACGGGATCAGCGTTCGTGACGTGGCTGCCGACGCCGAAGCCGTCGGCGACGTCACGCAGTTCCCGCATCGTCTCGGGCGTAATGCCGCCGCTACAGAAGATATCGACGTCGTCGTGGCCCCGTGCGTCGAGCTCCCAGCGGACCTCCCGGAGGATATGCCGGAAGTCACCGCGCCGGGAGCCCGTGGTGTCGATCCGGACGCCATCCAGGCGGTCGCCGAGCGTCTCGGCGGCCAGCAGACTCTCTGCTTTCTCGTCCCAGAAGGTGTCGACGAGGACGATTCGCGGGACGTCCTCGGGGACAGCCTCGTCGAAGGCCGTCCAGGCGTCAGCCTGATTTCCCTGCCCGAAGGCAAAGACGAGCGCGTGGGGCATCGTGCCACTTGGCTCACGATCCAGGAGTTCGCCTGCAGCGACGTGAGAGAAGCCGTCGAATCCTGCCAGCAGGGCCGCTCTCTCGACGGTTGCGGCGATGGCGGGGTGGACGTGGCGCGCGCCGAACGAAAGCGCGAGCGAGTCGGGGGCGGCACGGCGCGCCTCGAGCGCCGCCGTCGCAAACGCGCTGGGCTGTGATAGAAAGCCAAGCAGCGAGGTCTCGAGTTCGGCGAACTCCCGGTAGGGGCCCTCGATTCGCATGACTGGACCGCCGTCGAAGAGTTGACCGTCCGGCAACGCGTCGACGTCGAGCGACCGGCCCGAGAGCAGCGTCGCGACCTCACGGACGCCGGTGAACACCTCGAAGGCGCCGGTCGGGAACTGGTCGGCGGTCACCTCGGCGACGACGTGGGGATCTTTTTCGGCGTGCTCGAGCGTGGTCTGGGTCCGCTCGAAGTAGGCGTCCGTCGCCGTCCCCTCGAGAATCGCCTCCGAGGGGACCGTGTCGAACGGGTTTGACATAGGGTCGCTTTCCTCCGGAGCGCGAAAAAGCTACCCTCTCGCCACCAGAGCGCAGCTCCGGGAATGTGTGCCCGTCTCCGTCCATGACGGCGAGTTAGGGCTACGAACGGTGCCGGATTGCAAGCACGGCGACCAGCAGCGCCACGACGGCGACCGGGGCGCCCAGACCGGGGATGGCGTCGATAGCGCTGGACGAATCGTCGTCAGCCGGTTCGTCCACGGATCCTGCACCCCCGTTCTGACCGGTGGTGACGCCGGGTTCGATCGCCGAAAGATCGTCGACAGACGGTGCGCGCACGATCGTCACGGTGTCGCCGTCGTGCTCGATCGCGTAGGCACCGGGGTAATCGGCATCGATCTCGTAGACGTCTCCGGTCTCGGAGACCGCCTCGGCGTCGTGGATCTCGAGCAGTGAGCGATAGCCCTCGAGGAACGCCTCAGCTTCGGATTCTTCGGTCCACTCGGTCTGCCAGACGTAGCCGCTCTCCGAGAGCGCCGCGTCGAGGTCGGTTGCCGGATCGA contains the following coding sequences:
- a CDS encoding ABC transporter ATP-binding protein, with amino-acid sequence MTAIETASLTKRYGDETALDGLDLAVEEGEVFGFLGPNGAGKTTTIDLLLDFIRPTEGSASVLGYDAQAETDAVRDRVGILPDGFDLWERSSGYRHLEFALESKDGTESPEALLDRVGLDERDAERPVGDYSKGMRQRLAMAMALVGDPDVLVLDEPSSGLDPHGIQTFQEIIREEAAGGTTVFFSSHILGQVAAVCDRVAILDGGELVTVDTIAGLRERSGVGSSLVVDVAGEPAPDLASIEGVTEVTAEDDGRLRITYADPAAKGLAIHRLVDSGATVLDFEIEEATLEDLFSAFTGVDAKSVQRSSPNADEAATAAADGGELAQNADGPAAAPTEVDR
- a CDS encoding ABC transporter permease gives rise to the protein MSTTLLARKDFEDAIRSKMIWAVMGVFVFLMGIIAVGAATDNLSEAEPTEVIGVVANIGGLLLIPILALLVGYMAIVGERQSGSLRVLFGLSHSRWDVFAGKLLSRLGVIAIASVVACLVAIVIAVGLFEDVPIGTFLGFSVLTILLGMAFTAIGVGVSAMASSRMQAMAGAIGSYVVFTLVWHPAVTAVHYLVEGELPGLEAPEWYFFLLSLNPLEAYRAVSSELADQFIWPMLGWQNMIEDIPEETMQEPNALLVSNRVSGDLPFYLSDWFAAVILLFWIVLPLAIGYWWFERADLN
- a CDS encoding nicotinate phosphoribosyltransferase; the encoded protein is MSNPFDTVPSEAILEGTATDAYFERTQTTLEHAEKDPHVVAEVTADQFPTGAFEVFTGVREVATLLSGRSLDVDALPDGQLFDGGPVMRIEGPYREFAELETSLLGFLSQPSAFATAALEARRAAPDSLALSFGARHVHPAIAATVERAALLAGFDGFSHVAAGELLDREPSGTMPHALVFAFGQGNQADAWTAFDEAVPEDVPRIVLVDTFWDEKAESLLAAETLGDRLDGVRIDTTGSRRGDFRHILREVRWELDARGHDDVDIFCSGGITPETMRELRDVADGFGVGSHVTNADPVDFSLDIVELGNEPISKRGKLSGVKDVYRTPDGGHHVALADAASAGESGSESDATARGTTAAPADGEALLEPLIRDGEIVREFDLDAASDRCLADAEAVEFDNSNV